A stretch of the Bdellovibrio sp. 22V genome encodes the following:
- the murJ gene encoding murein biosynthesis integral membrane protein MurJ, giving the protein MKSHALLVGLGIFLSRIAGLVRERVFAHFFGNSDAGDAFKAALKIPNFLQNLFGEGVLSASFIPVYAQLLAKKHDEEAAKVASVVGSLLFLLTSFLVLVGVLITPFMIDLIAPGFTGEKRDLTIQIVQILFPGTGFLVMSAWCLGILNSHRKFFLSYVAPVIWNLAIIATLVMWGSKQGQFELAQTVAWGLVAGSFLQFAVQLPSALRLGKKIAPSLDLKLSSVRTVTKNFVPVVISRGVVQISAYIDNMLASLLPTGAVSALAYAQTLYLLPVSLFGMSVSVAELPAMSQATGSEHEIKEYLQGRLNRGLQQIAFFIIPSVVGFLLLGDLIVGAVFQTGEFQKENTHYVWIVLIGYSIGLLASTLGRLYSSTFYSLKDTRTPLQFAIVRIIFATLIGVLFAFYLPETLGFEKQWGAPGLTAAAGLAGWLEFYFLRKALNKRIGKTGLPWKFQLKVWFIATISAGCGFAFDYLIIPEHLHVLWHAIAALLVYGILYFALGILFKVEQAHGLVQKVLKRLR; this is encoded by the coding sequence GTGAAAAGTCATGCTCTCTTAGTGGGTTTGGGAATTTTTTTAAGTCGTATCGCCGGACTTGTTCGAGAGAGAGTATTCGCCCACTTCTTCGGAAATTCGGATGCGGGTGACGCTTTTAAAGCGGCTTTAAAAATCCCTAACTTTCTGCAGAACCTTTTCGGTGAAGGTGTTCTTTCCGCAAGTTTCATCCCGGTGTATGCCCAACTTCTCGCAAAAAAACACGACGAAGAGGCCGCGAAAGTCGCTTCGGTTGTCGGCAGTCTTCTTTTTTTGCTGACGTCTTTTTTGGTTCTTGTGGGCGTGCTTATCACTCCTTTTATGATTGATCTGATCGCGCCCGGCTTCACAGGGGAAAAACGCGATCTTACGATTCAAATTGTTCAGATTCTTTTTCCCGGCACGGGCTTCCTTGTCATGTCGGCTTGGTGTTTGGGTATTTTAAACTCGCACCGTAAATTCTTTTTGTCTTATGTGGCGCCCGTTATTTGGAACCTTGCAATCATTGCAACGCTTGTGATGTGGGGAAGCAAGCAAGGACAGTTTGAACTCGCGCAAACCGTGGCCTGGGGGCTTGTTGCGGGAAGTTTCCTGCAGTTTGCCGTGCAGTTGCCCTCGGCTTTGCGTTTGGGAAAAAAGATCGCACCGTCTTTGGATTTAAAACTTTCAAGTGTCCGGACCGTGACAAAAAACTTTGTGCCGGTGGTTATTTCCCGGGGTGTCGTGCAGATTAGCGCCTACATTGACAATATGCTGGCGAGTCTTTTGCCAACAGGCGCGGTCTCTGCATTGGCCTACGCGCAAACTCTTTATCTTCTTCCAGTCAGTCTTTTCGGTATGAGTGTTTCCGTGGCGGAGCTGCCGGCGATGTCACAGGCTACGGGTTCTGAACATGAAATCAAAGAGTATCTGCAAGGGCGCTTGAATCGCGGGTTGCAGCAGATTGCTTTTTTTATTATTCCTTCGGTGGTCGGTTTCTTGTTATTGGGTGATCTTATCGTCGGAGCGGTTTTTCAAACCGGTGAGTTCCAAAAAGAAAACACGCACTATGTGTGGATCGTGTTGATTGGTTACTCCATCGGTCTTTTGGCTTCAACTCTGGGACGTTTGTATTCTTCGACTTTTTACTCTTTAAAAGATACTCGGACTCCTTTGCAGTTCGCGATTGTACGAATTATTTTTGCCACGTTAATCGGCGTTCTTTTTGCGTTTTATTTGCCAGAGACTTTGGGTTTTGAAAAACAGTGGGGGGCTCCGGGATTGACAGCCGCAGCGGGTTTAGCCGGATGGTTGGAATTCTATTTCTTGCGCAAAGCTTTGAATAAACGCATCGGTAAGACGGGGCTTCCTTGGAAATTTCAGCTTAAAGTGTGGTTTATCGCGACCATCAGCGCAGGCTGTGGTTTTGCATTTGATTATTTGATTATCCCAGAGCATTTGCACGTTTTATGGCACGCGATTGCGGCGCTCTTGGTTTATGGCATTTTGTATTTTGCTTTGGGAATTTTATTTAAAGTAGAGCAAGCGCACGGCCTCGTGCAAAAAGTCTTGAAACGCCTCCGCTAG
- a CDS encoding BrnA antitoxin family protein: MRKEYDFSKAKKAKPVKETKVLKTIRLDSDVLEWLEQEAEKQGMGYQTFLNWFLRKSMEPQNSIEERLSKLEKAVFSKKA, encoded by the coding sequence ATGAGAAAAGAGTATGATTTTTCGAAGGCGAAAAAAGCAAAGCCTGTGAAAGAAACAAAAGTCCTTAAAACCATTCGGTTAGATTCAGATGTTTTGGAGTGGTTGGAGCAAGAAGCAGAAAAGCAAGGAATGGGTTATCAGACTTTCCTCAATTGGTTTTTGCGAAAATCCATGGAACCGCAAAACTCTATCGAAGAACGTCTCAGCAAATTAGAAAAAGCCGTCTTCTCTAAAAAGGCCTGA
- a CDS encoding nodulation protein NfeD yields MKKLALIFFLLFSVGASAQAACTLAVTINEAITASTSDYLARAEKRAEENKCESLYVRMNTPGGSLQSTRLIVERILASKIPYLCLITPSGGHAGSAGAIILQACHVNGGLVATNIGAATPILGTGEKTPEDLRKKIVNDTVSWLEGVTKLRGRNLEFSKEIVTEAKSLSSEQAHKEKALDILANNELDFLRQAQGRVVLTEERKETTVKVDALQEFAPDLRYKVLSFVADPEFAYLLFMGSLALLYVEITHPGMIAPGVIGGIGLVLSLIAFHKLEVVWGGLALILLGIAFLVLEIFLPSFGILGAGGLISIFVGSLFLFDAQSTGYTLPLPLIISVVGLIGAFFLGLGYLAVKTIRFKSSDVDSDLKRTDGVVTSVENNGHSGQILIMGETWKFVSEDSLRVNDTVSVTGRQGLTVNVKKVK; encoded by the coding sequence ATGAAAAAACTCGCTCTGATTTTCTTTTTGCTTTTTTCCGTGGGCGCTTCGGCGCAAGCCGCGTGCACCTTGGCGGTGACGATCAACGAAGCCATCACGGCGTCGACATCGGATTATCTGGCAAGAGCGGAAAAAAGAGCGGAAGAAAACAAGTGCGAATCTTTGTACGTTCGTATGAACACACCGGGCGGAAGTCTGCAGAGCACACGCCTGATCGTCGAGCGCATCCTGGCTTCGAAAATTCCTTATCTTTGTTTGATCACTCCCAGTGGAGGCCACGCAGGCAGCGCCGGCGCGATTATTTTGCAGGCTTGCCACGTGAACGGCGGACTTGTGGCAACGAACATTGGCGCGGCGACTCCGATTCTGGGTACGGGAGAAAAAACACCCGAAGACCTTAGAAAGAAAATCGTCAACGATACCGTTAGCTGGCTCGAAGGCGTAACAAAGCTTCGCGGTCGCAATTTGGAGTTTTCAAAAGAAATCGTCACAGAGGCGAAATCTTTAAGCAGTGAGCAGGCTCACAAAGAAAAAGCGCTAGATATTCTTGCGAATAATGAACTGGATTTTTTACGACAAGCGCAGGGCCGAGTTGTTCTGACGGAAGAGCGTAAAGAAACCACCGTGAAGGTGGATGCCTTGCAAGAGTTTGCGCCGGATCTCCGCTACAAAGTTCTAAGTTTTGTCGCAGATCCCGAATTCGCTTATTTGTTGTTCATGGGAAGTTTGGCTCTTCTCTATGTTGAGATCACTCATCCTGGCATGATTGCTCCAGGAGTGATTGGTGGCATCGGTCTTGTGTTGTCTTTGATTGCTTTCCATAAGCTGGAAGTTGTCTGGGGCGGGCTTGCATTGATTCTTTTGGGAATTGCCTTTTTGGTGCTTGAGATCTTCCTTCCTAGTTTTGGTATTTTAGGTGCGGGAGGATTGATTTCCATTTTTGTGGGAAGTTTGTTTTTATTTGATGCTCAGTCTACGGGGTATACTTTGCCGTTACCACTTATCATTTCGGTTGTGGGTCTTATCGGGGCCTTCTTTTTGGGATTGGGATACTTGGCTGTGAAGACCATTCGCTTCAAATCGAGTGATGTCGATTCCGATCTGAAAAGGACGGACGGCGTTGTGACATCCGTGGAAAACAACGGGCACTCGGGGCAGATTTTAATTATGGGTGAAACTTGGAAGTTTGTTTCCGAGGA
- a CDS encoding MFS transporter yields the protein MNEAGVWSPMKISVYRSFWICAFVSNVGTWIQDVAASWVMTHLSTSPLIISLLSFSGSLPVLFFSIPSGYFSDLGHRRKILLFAQLGMFFAAGLLAYLVWQERVTELSLLLLSLLMGIGFALTNPAFQSVLTDLVPNGMHAQAVLVYYMGINITRVLGPTVGGGVLSAFGPSTAFLLNSISFLGLILFFWKWPVQENLEAKKHLRLTPEDWLPLFSLHNLKLWMEIFCVTFFASSLWALYPTRGRIELALSSWQYGGLLGSLGLGACVSAFLSDRIMQPHHTQKSLAGSYLVYAFGIFLLALAPNFYFMAAGMFLGGVGWLVLSTLMNMSSRQITGASQLKATMLGVFLAVFYAGMALGAVSWGALARLSQTSHALIAAAAGLSLIGLYKAFKEFSK from the coding sequence ATGAATGAAGCCGGTGTTTGGTCTCCGATGAAAATCTCTGTGTACAGGTCTTTTTGGATCTGTGCTTTTGTGTCAAATGTCGGGACTTGGATTCAAGATGTGGCGGCAAGCTGGGTGATGACACATCTTTCAACGTCGCCGCTGATTATTTCTTTGCTTTCTTTCTCCGGCAGTTTGCCGGTTCTTTTTTTCAGTATTCCTTCGGGATATTTTTCCGATCTGGGACATCGTCGTAAGATTCTTCTTTTTGCGCAATTAGGGATGTTTTTTGCCGCGGGTCTTTTGGCTTATTTAGTTTGGCAAGAAAGAGTCACGGAGCTCAGTCTTCTTTTGCTTTCGCTCTTAATGGGAATCGGTTTTGCTCTAACAAACCCGGCATTTCAGTCCGTGCTTACGGATTTGGTTCCCAATGGGATGCATGCGCAAGCCGTCCTTGTCTACTACATGGGCATCAACATCACTCGTGTGTTGGGCCCGACGGTGGGCGGTGGAGTTTTGAGTGCCTTCGGTCCTAGTACGGCGTTTTTATTGAACAGTATTTCATTCTTAGGTCTCATTTTGTTTTTCTGGAAGTGGCCGGTGCAAGAAAACCTTGAAGCAAAAAAACATTTGCGTTTAACACCGGAAGATTGGCTGCCGCTTTTCTCTTTGCACAATTTGAAACTGTGGATGGAAATATTTTGCGTCACGTTTTTTGCGTCTTCGCTGTGGGCCTTGTATCCAACAAGGGGACGTATTGAATTGGCGTTGTCGTCGTGGCAATACGGCGGACTTCTTGGCAGCTTAGGTTTAGGCGCATGTGTAAGTGCTTTTCTTTCAGATAGAATCATGCAGCCCCATCATACGCAAAAATCTTTGGCGGGATCTTACTTGGTCTATGCTTTCGGAATATTTTTACTGGCTCTTGCGCCGAATTTCTATTTTATGGCGGCAGGAATGTTTTTAGGCGGTGTCGGTTGGCTGGTGCTTTCCACTTTGATGAATATGAGTTCTCGCCAAATCACAGGAGCTTCGCAATTAAAAGCCACGATGCTCGGCGTGTTTCTCGCAGTCTTCTACGCCGGAATGGCCTTGGGCGCTGTCAGCTGGGGAGCCTTGGCTCGCCTTTCTCAAACTTCGCACGCCTTAATTGCGGCCGCTGCCGGCCTCAGCCTCATCGGCCTCTACAAAGCCTTCAAAGAATTCTCCAAATAA